The genomic stretch GGAGTTTATGGCAAATAATAAGTAGAAGTATTGGAAGAGGACAATCTCCTATAACCCTCTTTCTATCTTTGTATTGGGCGgtgtgaaaagtaaaaaattttggAATTCTTTAAGGGTGAAAAGATGCGAAAATAGTAATCGTAGAAATAGCAAAAAAATTCCACCAAAAAATGATCAAGTTATACAGTATCGTTTTTTGTAAATTCTCAATCTTTTATGCtcgtttttcttttattaatatttggtgtttactaaaataaaaaatctttttttgttttgtttctatAAAGATAacgtattttttttttacaaaataatataattacatatctttagagaaaaaaaattaccctttgtttttgttgttcttttgaatttaaGGCCTCCATAGATAGATTGATAATGATAGTGCATAATACATGAGAAGGGACACAAGTAAATCTTAaacattaaataatatatgGACAGACAGAGatgatattaaaattaaaaattatttttaatttatacgtagtctaaagaaataaaataattaaaatagttaaagtTCCCTTATGAGTTAAGTTATAGAATGAAACGAGAAACTATAAGTACTGTACTtgggtattattattatttttcaaaagacAACGGCGGCGTCTGCCCAAAGTGAATACtgtatttgtttttattttatttttctcttgaagtcctaataatattatttattaacacAAAAATAAGGTGGCATATAAAAATCTATGTAAGGACTCGCACACATTGTAGCAAAATTATTAGATTGAACATAGGTCCCGTCTTCTGAAAAGCTACCAAATCTTCAAACTAAATTTCATGTCATCCAAACTGGACCAAATCTATAAGATAGCGCTTATTTCCCGAGATTAGGATTGCAGTTAAAAAATTGagatttaatattaaaaattaaaattaaaattttaattatagaacataaaattttaatttttttaatatttataaaaaattaaaatataaaaaattaaaattttaaaattactaaaatgataataatatattttttaataactaaaaatattttaataaatatttttactttatatctatatttatgTTAAACTGAATAAAATAGTAAgacataatttaatttaatatattttatattaaatataataaataatttaatttaattttagtatgtCAGTCGCTATTTTTCTGTCTCAATTTTTGTACGAAGCACAATCTAAAATTATTAGTCTAACAAAGTCCAAAAATTGCAAAATTGCAATTTTATCAATTTCTTTTATAGCACTCCATTCCTTCTATCTCCTGTTACTGTACCTCCAACAAGAAGCACACCTCCATTCCAATGCCTATCAGTTTCAGGCACCTTCAAAATTGAAATGAACTACTAATATAAACAATAGGATTAATTATTGGgctaaagaaaaaagaaaaaaaaaactattatgGGAGAAGCAAGTGATCAAAGAATAAGTTCCATCCAGGCTCTACATATCattttcaataatttaattattctttaaaagtaatattttaaataaattcttaataaattttaattatcaaattaggttatatatttttatttcagaAATAAATCAATATTGTTCTTCTATGTAGAGtgattgatttaatttttttttacagattttaatgttttatttgtctaataaaatattagaaactAATTTAGTAATGGGTAGTGCTAGGGAGCCAATGTCTTaagtgtacaatgtgtacaatgggctaAATTTTTGGTccatgaataaaatgaacatcaccaTACTAGCTATGGTAACCATCCGATACCAAGGCCATATctgaaaccactcatcccaaaagcgtaACCTAACAggacaatgtaacactaatgatcatatctctaatacttttTAAACctctattgtacacattgtacgcttaGGCCATTGGCTTCCTAGACTTTTTCTTtagtaatttaataataaaaatttattaaaaaataaaataatatattaaaagttTATTCAGAAAATAATTTAGAGTATTGTTCATTTTTCAAATTAGCAATATTTAATTGGTTTAAACGATACATCATATTCAAGGAACATTGATTTCATAAGGTGCATTATAAATACAACGGAATACTTACATCTAACACTGCATTTGCTTCATTTCCTGTcactttttaagttttaacttttaaccaATAATTGTTAACTTGCACAGCTCCTAGCCTCCTATTCATAAAAAAAGTGAaagtattaaatattaatacataattaataaTAGATTCCGTTATTAATAACACTGAAATcaccaaagaaaagaagaaaaaatagatCCCGTCATTAATAACACTGAAATCACCAAACGAGGTGAGTGTTTAAATTTTATGGACATTTGCTAACATGTATTCCAATGACATATttaaagaatattataaaaaaatattcattaaataatattaaaagaatcatttttatatttttatttattaaatatataaaaactaaaaaagttctattattattttcttaaaatatacCCTAATACAAGACAGCCAAATCGAAACTTTAAACCAAACCTTATATATAGCacaaggcaaaaaaaaaaaaacacttaaAGCACAAGAATTTATAATATATTGAGTTTagcaaatatatattttattaggatacatattaaaattactattaataaaaatttattttaataaatatacagtaaatatattaaaaattaaaaatttatattttttatataaaacacttttttaattagtaatttTAAAGAACTTTTTAATAGTTTTTAGGAATGAGCTCCTAACATACATTACTACAGAactttttatttagaaaaatagATTCTtgaaagttaaaaataaaattaaatgtcTAATTTTGTAAGATGTTAGCAtagtaaaaactaaaaagtcGTCAAAAATGTGTCATCAACTAGTGAGTTGACTTAGTTTACGGTTAAAAATGGGTGAATCGAGATATACAAATATTACGTGTTTAtaagttaattttattttttagtttttggcTTGGTTCAGATAATTCACAATTTAAACGAATTTGAGCCGAACGGACATATATTGGTTCGTTtgacctttttttctttttcttatttttaatataaaattttttattattgtaatattattttattaactaaattttttaattttaatttatttaatataaaaacatataaatgtacaatcaaattttttaacttACATGAATATTAACTATCAAAAATAAAACTTATataaatattaactaaaaagcaatttttttaaaaataattatgtagtattttttaatataaaatatagtatttttttaattcgtCAGCTAGAATAAATAGAAGGGAATGAAATCAACATTTTTCTaatgcataaaaaaaataacctttctcattttacttttaattttaaagaaaaaaataaagtatgcTTAGTGGAAGTGAGGCTTGATCCCTTTGAGATGAGTAGAGAAAGAGTGTAATTAAATTGGTGTGTCGGTGATAAAGTAGCAGGATTGGCGAGTTAAAGATGCCTGGAAAGGCAGTCTGTAGCCCTGTACTAAGCAGGGGAGGGGAGAGAGATGGGACGGGGAGGGGCATTTTGGGAATATCAGATGAATCATTGAGGAGACTCTATCATGGTTTTGGCGTTTTATGAAGTGAGGGTACAACAAGGGAAGGGGGCAAAAGTGGTGGGGTCAGTGTCCTATGTGGTCAAAAGAAAAATTGACTCCCCCCCTTCCCCCCTTTGACTGCCTCTTGTGACTCAGAATGGGATGAGCACTTCTCTGCCCCCCTTCCCTtccctccccctctcttctgcCTCACTTGTcagcattctctctctcttcactACTCCGTGGTACCCCCTAAAAAGCATGTTGTCATTCCCAAAATACCCATCTATCAATATACTCCTTTCTTTTTAagtacaaatatttttttttctcattagCTCTGTTTTCTCATTTACTTCCAATACCCCCTTTGCCTATTTATGTCTCAAGAATCCCCATCACCACACTCACTTCGCTATCtttattctattctattctATTCCACTGAAAATCCATATACACCCCTCCATGCATCTTTTTAGATGGAATATACAATTTCATTAGTTAATGTTCACTTTAATATCTATAGGTATCTATATACGTATGTATATATACACAagttagaattttaaattttataaatcaaaATAGTTTCATAAAATCTctcaattttttctttcaagaaACTAAACCTAATATCAACAAATAATTTAATTCGCATTTATACAGAATTACTTTAACTAATCGAAACCTGTGGAATTCACACATGAAATAAACATTaagtcaaattttaattttacatgGAATGAGGTTAATAAAGAAACTTATATTTATCAttaatattagaaataaaaagaaaaatattaaaaaatcatcaaaatttattGTATTTAGTCATCAATGTTTAAATAGATTACTAAATCAAATGAATTAAGTTCATGAATAAGTGATaaccaaaaacaataaattctaaTTGACTCCTAACatttctcaaataaaaatgCATACACTACAATgatgaatttttataaataatttttaataatattttttatacatcttttacatttaatattaaaagtatacttcataaaaaagagaaataattatcttttattaaagaaaaatttcACAAAAGGTATGCAATAATAATTTTTCCTACAATTTTAAGAGGGAGAGAGGGAGTCCAAGCAAAGTGTActcttagaaaaaaaaaatatcactAGCTAAGAAAATAAGTCTAGCTATAAGCTATTCTATTAGAGAAATACCCatgaaaaaaacacaaaaaagaaaaagggaaaatgTATGAATgcaaaaaacaataataaatcaAGTAACACATCTCTTTATTTCCCCTTTCAATGAATTTGACATTATTATCCCATACAAGTTTTACACAACTACGATATATAGTggccatcatccttcttaaagGCAAAAACACATTTTTTTCACTTATATAAACCAAACACCACAAAGTGGATATCCCATATTCAATATCCAATACCCTATTTCATAATATGTAAGATAAACAAACAAATAATGTAAGACGttgattaaataaaaattatatacataATTAACAATCACAAGATCAACCTTAGCTTGTCCCAGTGAATTGATCAAAGAATGGAACATATACCACAGGATGCAACATCACTCTCCAGCTGACATATAAATAATGTGAAAATCAATCAATCCATATAGAGGATACTGAATTCTAATAAGATAGATAGCTGGTTGCAAAAGAATAATGGCCaatgaatattatatataattctttttttttcttgaatcaCATAATAATCAAGAGAAAATTGAagcaataattaattaattaataataatatgtcATGGGATGCACATTATCTTTGGCCATGGCGTTCAGGATTGTTATTGATGAGTGATTGAATGGCACCGGAGAGGTTGGTGACGGCGGCGACGATGGTGGCGATGCCTTGCCGTTGAACCTCGTTTCGAGCCTCTTCCATCTGTATCCGCCTTTGCTCAAGCTCCATCATCTCACGGTGGcgcttctccttcttctcctcacAACTCCTTAATGCCCTTGCTAGCACTGAAGCACTATGCATTATGCTTGAACCAAGGTTCTTCACTTTCCTACGCTTACTTTCGGatccatcatcatcattatcactatCTTCTTCTGTTCCTGATGatgattctgacctccctatcCAACAAATAATAATTGTAACATATTACATTGCATGAAATCATGAAACAATAAACAATAAAGCATATGCTATGTAATATGTAACAATCAATTAAACTAGCATGAAAATGTGAATTGATGAATTAATTAATGAGCAATGCTagggccagcaatttttgtgattgttagccatcaactagccatcaataatgatttgatggtgtgagattggtgtaagatttcatccaatggctcacctttctctgctggttacatggccaaaattcaataaaactgctggtCCCCtagaatttttcttaattaatttgcATGAGTAAGATTATGTGATGGTATTGGGCATTGGGTCATTGGCATTGACTACGTGGAAAACTGACAAAGCAAGATTTTTATAATTATGGAGTAAGATTTGAGATTTTGTTATTATTAAGGATTAAGGATTATGTTAATGATTACACCCAGAGGGATTAAGCAACTTAGAATCTATTTTCTTGGACAGCCCACAAAATCCATGACAATCATGAGGTGGTACCCTCTCACACACTGGTCTGCATGATTGTACTGTATAAccctttatttttaaatttttttttattttattttaattattggaaactaaaaattaaattaaaattttaaaatatagaaAAGCATAACACTTTTAATTTCctgaatatatatattttttaatgagaAGCAGAATCTTTGTGCAGTGAAGCAACGTGGTGTGAGAAAGCACCAATGGCACGAAAACAGTCCTCGCCCACCGTGTGATGCAATCCACGGATTGATCCAACGGTCAGAGATCACAAAGAGGGTTTCGGGTGTATTTTAAGTATTGTGGAACCGGTTGTACGGTattagaaaaaaagaaaagatgaagagttagaaaaatgggACCCATTAAATGTGGCAGGGTTTTCAGACCCTGCAAGTTTGACCGATAACCCACTCACAACACAAcatccaaaaataataataaattttaaacaaaaaatattatgtttttgacaaaaaaaaaaaaaaaagaagaagaagaaagaaagctTTGTGAGTAATGAGTGATACTGAGTTAGCAAGTTAACACATTGTGCATTACCTGAAACCACCGGAGTGGTGGAGCTGGTCGGAGCCTGAGGTGGCGCcggtggaggaggaggaggaggaggagggggTAGTGGTGGTGGCGGCGGCGGTGGCGGTGCAGGTGGAGGCGGAGGTGGAAGAAGAGGCGGTGGTTGTGGTGAAGTTACTATTGTGATAGGTTGAGGTTGAGTTTGTTGTTGTGGGGTGGTTATTGTTGTTATTGGTGTTGTTGGAGTTGCGGCGGTTATTCTTTGAGGTTGAGTTTGAGTTTGTTTCCTTTGAAGAACTTCGCAAATGGCTTGGTAAACTTCGAAGACCATGTTAGAAGGGAGGTTGTGTTCTTTCCTCTGTTGCTTGTTGAGGGTCCAATAAGAAGGTAATAAGTCTTTGTTGTCGTCGTAGTTTGATTGTTGTGATTGTGATTTGGATTCATAGTCGCGAACCTTCTTGTAATCACGGAGCAAGTTGTCCCATTTGTCATTGCATTGATTCTGAGACCTCAAACACCCATGGCTCCAGCAATAGTTCTCAACCCACTTCCACCTTAACTCGCCGCTGCTTCTACTTGTTGGGGTGGTGGAGCATGCAGGAGAGGCGGATGACGACGACGACGATGATGATGCGGTTTTGAGTCTGCGCTCGTCGTCGAGTTTCTTGGCTGTGATGAGGATGAGGGTTTCTTGGATGGTCCAGTTTCCTTTGCGGTATTCTCTGGCTAAGGAGGTggaggaggagggagatggAGAAGGGGGTGGTGGAGTGGCGGTGGAGTGGTGGATGAGTGGGAGGTGAGGAggaggatggtggtggtggtggtggtggtgagggtggtggggttgggaAGGTATGATTGGAGGTGGTGGCAATGGGGTGGTGGGAGGGTCAGACATGGTTTGGATTTAGCATGAAGAATGAAGTGAGTGTTGGATTAGTGGTTTTGGTGATGGCCTTCTGAATCTTCTTGTTATTGCTTTTGGGGCAACTGTTAAGTGGGTGGGACTCAGATTTGTTTTTGTGGAAACTTGGACTTCTTTtgcttcttattttattttatttattttttctttcccCCTTTCCTCTCATCACTATCTATATCCCCTAAAGATACTCTCAAGATTCAGGATTTTATTCACACAAATTGTATTCTTTGTATGCTAAACAACTATATGCTGTTTTAGGTTAACTAAGTTGAGTTatttatttctatatatatattacatagaCACCAAATCTAATCTAACTAAGTTAAGGATGTTTTGCAAACGGCATCATCATTGCATTAGAATAAACTATCATTTGTTCCTGTAGAAATTTTAGACACCAACACAACTACTTATGAAAGAATTGAATTTATGTTATAAGTTATAGCCATGAGAAATGGATTTCAACAAAAATATGCTcattcaaaatataatattttaacaAGATAgatttaattcttttttatatataattatgttaGTGTTTGAAACTTTTGTAAGTACAAATGCTAGTATATTCTTTGTGCCATTTATAACACTAATTAGACTCAGATTATTTGGCCTACCGTATTAACTTTGTTTGGCCAAGTCATATTATTATTGGTGATCTTCAAGTagtacaaattatttttcatttggTGGTCTATATTAATTTCACAAAATATGCATATACATCATTATTTAAAGGAATATGTTAAGAAACCAGCactatttattaatattaataaacattttatttttatattattaaaatttaatatttaaattttagaatatataatttaaaatataaaatttaattatccaatatgatattatttgaatattatatataaaaatatatttattgatctaaaataataaattttattagtcataatattatttttatttaaaaactaatatttttcgttcaataatttttttattttcaattttttctttctcaCTGTAATAACAATACAAActtttaataattgattatttgttattttattggCTGATTGTTACTTAAAAAACAATTTCTTAGAAAACAATTAAATAAAGCATTAGacatttttaaaatgttaaaatggAGATAATATTAAATCAGTATTCAGttataataaaaagataataaatatacgccaataaaaaatactttcaaaaatctaaaaattcCCCTCCTCCATATGTTGAATAGTTATCGATTTATTTCATAGTTATCCTGTTAAATTTTAATActgataaaataaatatcataaaaaacAATGAAAACTTGCTAAAAGTGTGAACGTAGCATGAATGCATGATGTACACATAATATGAAATTTTGCTCTTTCAGATTAACAAATTGTACtggtttagtttttaattttttaattattataatttaatttttt from Arachis stenosperma cultivar V10309 chromosome 9, arast.V10309.gnm1.PFL2, whole genome shotgun sequence encodes the following:
- the LOC130950410 gene encoding trihelix transcription factor GTL1-like, with amino-acid sequence MSDPPTTPLPPPPIIPSQPHHPHHHHHHHHPPPHLPLIHHSTATPPPPSPSPSSSTSLAREYRKGNWTIQETLILITAKKLDDERRLKTASSSSSSSSASPACSTTPTSRSSGELRWKWVENYCWSHGCLRSQNQCNDKWDNLLRDYKKVRDYESKSQSQQSNYDDNKDLLPSYWTLNKQQRKEHNLPSNMVFEVYQAICEVLQRKQTQTQPQRITAATPTTPITTITTPQQQTQPQPITIVTSPQPPPLLPPPPPPAPPPPPPPPLPPPPPPPPPPAPPQAPTSSTTPVVSGRSESSSGTEEDSDNDDDGSESKRRKVKNLGSSIMHSASVLARALRSCEEKKEKRHREMMELEQRRIQMEEARNEVQRQGIATIVAAVTNLSGAIQSLINNNPERHGQR